Genomic DNA from Campylobacter concisus:
TGAAAATCATCTGCACAAACCATGTTCATGTCGATCACCATAACTGCTTAGAAACGATTTCAATAAGAGGCGAGGCGGGCAAAATTGAACGCTTTGCTGAAAGGATCGCTGGTTTAAAAGGTGTTAAATTTTCTAAACTTACAAGGGCAGCTATTCCTAGGTTTTAGTTTTTTAAGGGTCTTTATGTGTTTTAGGAATTTTAGGGGTTTTTTTATAGGTGAAGCTAGCAGCGGTATTTTTCTTATCGTTGCTGCTTTAGTGGCATTTATCTTTGAAAATATTTTTTTAAGCAGTTTTTATAACTCATTTTTACAAATCGATACAAGGCTAAATTTTGGCAAATCGCCGATACAAAAGCCCCTTATCCTTTTGGTAAATGATAGTTTGATGGCCGTTTTTTTCTTTTTACTTGGGTTTAGACTTAAGCGAGAAATTTTTAAAGCAAAGCTTAGGAGTCTGACCCAAGCTACCTTGCTAAAAATTTTTATCATCGGCAGCATTTTAGCTTCTGTATTTTTTTATATTTTAAATCACAATTATATTTTTTGTTGAAAGACTAAGACAGTGTCAATGGATATAAATACGGCATTTAAAACACTAGCTAGAAATTTGGTGTTTTGGATATCTTATAAAAGAGAGTGTGAATAATGAACTTTTTAAATAGAATTTTTCTAGCAAAAGAGCTGGATCGGTGGCAAAGTGACGGCATAGTCGATAAAGAGACCGCTATAAAAATAGCAAATTTATACGACATCGACCCTGATGCCCATAGTGACAAGATAAGTTTTGTCCTAAAGCTCGTAGCATATCTCTTTTTTGCGCTAGCCTTTTTTACGCTCGTTGGTGCAAACTGGGAAGAGATACCAAGACTAGGACGTTTAGCACTTGTGTTGTTTGTACTTGGGCTTGTAAATTTTGGTGGAATTTACTATCTTGCAAAGGGAAAGGAAAATCTATCAACGGCGATGTTTTTTCTTGGAAATTTCTGCTTTGGTGCGGCGATTGCTCTTATTGCTCAAATTTATAACATTAGCGATGAGCCAAGTGGTGGTATTTTGCTTTGGAGTATCGGGGCGTTTGCGGTTTCTTTTGCTAGTAAAAAAGGTGTGTTGGTAGCCCAAAGTCTTATCTTTGCGACAGTTTGGTTTTTTATGATAACTTATCAAGGCGACTTTGGTTTTGGCTTTATCATTTTTATAGCACTTGGCGCATATACGCTTTACAAAGACGACTCAAAATGGCTTGCTTTTGTGCTTTTTATAGATATTTTTATATACATCATTTCATTTTGCGGCTACATTAGTGGTCTTAGAGCGATATTTGATTATGGATTTTTGTTTGGACTTCCGATGGTTGCGATCGTATCGCTATCTTATGCACTTTTACTTATCAGCATTTCGCCTCTACTAGATAAGTTTAGAGTAGGGCTTGGCGTATTTACGAAAGAATTTGGTAAAAATTTTGGCGTTTTTGTGTTGTTATTTTGTCTATTTTTATTTGAAGAAAGAAATTTATTTGAGGTTGGAGATGAAGAGCTTTGGTTTGTGAAGTCGTTTTTTAAAAGCAACTTTGGCTTTGTCTTTATCCTATTTAGTGTTGCTTATTTTGTACTATTTTTTAAAGAAAAAAACAAGAGTGGCTTGCTACTTGGGGCACTGCTCGTGTCGTTGCCATTTGTCTTTAGCTACGGGCCTGGCTACGCAAATATATTTTTCTCGCTCGCAAATATCATAACAGCTGCGGTTCTTATCAAAAAGGGTGAGTTAAAACTCGGTCTTTGTATGATATTTTTGGTTGCAGCCGTGAGGTATTTCCAACTCATAGGTGATTATATTGGTGCTACGGCGCTATTTATGGTGTTTGCTTTCATAGTGCTAGTTGTCGCTAGAAAAGGACGTAAAAAATGAAGATAAAATTCTTAATAGTAGCTGTAGTTTTTCAAATTTTGCTTATTGGCATTATGCTTGGCTACGCGCTTATGCCGCTTTATTTTGGGCAAGAGGTAAGAGTAAGGGTCAATCTTTATGATCCAAGAGATCTTTTTCGCGGAAACTATGTTGATTTAAACTATGATTTTTCAAATTTTCACTCAAGAAATTTTGACGAAAATGATAAAGATGACCGCTATATCGACCAATACGATGAGAGAGTAAGAGATGGAGCTAGAGTTTATGCTGTTTTAAAACCAGATGTTAATGGCACCTACAGCTTTGCTAAATTTAGTATAAGCAAGCCAGATAATGGAGTGTTTTTAGCTGGTAGATATGATGGCTACTCGCTTGTAAAATACGGCATAGAGCACTTTTATATGTCACCTGATAGTGCAGCTAGTACCGAAGATGAAATGAGAGAAGAAGACGTTGATGCCTATGCTGTTTTGATGGTGATGGATAATGGCAAGGCTAGATTAAAGGATCTAATAATCCAAAAGAATGCCCAAAAAAATAGCAAAAAACTACTTGGTGATGAAAATTTTGATAAGTTGGATGAGATTAGGCAAAAAGAGTAAAGTAAATTTAGTCAAAATTCTTATGCAAATTTTATTTATATTTTTAAATTTAAATAAAAATTTAAATAAATTAATTAATTTTGATCTATTTGCAAAAACTCCTAAATTTTAATTTTATTTTTAAATTTAAGAGTTAAAATCTCCATAAATTAATAAAAAAGGATGAAAAAATGTGTAAAGATTGCGGTTGTTCAATGGGTAATCACGCCCACGTTCACACTCACGCTGATGGCACCACTCACTCGCACCCACACACTCATGATGGACATACAGATCACGCTCATGACGCACATGAGCACAATCATGACACTCACGCACATCCAGTGCTAAATGAGAGTAAAACCATAGACGTGATAGAGAAAATCCTCTGCGAAAATGATAAAGAAGCTGCTCACAACAGAGCTCATCTTGATGAAAAAAAGATACTTTGCGTAAATTTAATGAGTAGCCCAGGGGCAGGCAAGACAACGCTTCTAGAGGCTACGATAAAGGCTGGTAAGTTTAAAATAGGCGTTGTTGAGGGCGATTTGGAGACAAATCAAGACGCCGACCGTATAGTAAAGGCTGGCGCAAAGGCTCATCAGATAAGCACAGGTCAGACCTGTCACTTAGATGCTTTTATGGTGCATGAAGGCCTTCATCACTTGCCACTAAATGAGCTTGATCTGGTTTTTATAGAAAATGTTGGAAATTTAGTCTGCCCTGCTAGCTATGACGTTGGCTCACATTTTAACGCTGTGCTTCTTTCAGTGCCTGAGGGCGATGATAAAGTGAGCAAATATCCAGTGATGTTTAGGGCTGCTGACGTGCTTCTCATCACAAAAGCTTCGCTTGCACCACACTTTGACTTTAATATCGAGCGAGTGAAAAACGACGCTAGAAAGCTAAATCCAAAGGTTGATATCTTTGTGATAGATAGCAAAACTGGTGAGGGCATTGATAAGTGGATAAGTTATTTGGAATTTAAAAAAGAGCTAAGATAATGTGCCTCTCGATCCCTTCAAAAGTAATAGAAATAGATGAAAACAACGTTGCCACCGTTGAGACTCTGGGCGTTACTAGAAAGGTAAGCCTTGATCTCATCTCTGAAGAGGTAAAAGTTGGCGAATACGTGCTAATCCACGTTGGATACGCTATGCAAAAGATCGATACGCAGTTTGCGCTTGAGAGTT
This window encodes:
- a CDS encoding HypC/HybG/HupF family hydrogenase formation chaperone — protein: MCLSIPSKVIEIDENNVATVETLGVTRKVSLDLISEEVKVGEYVLIHVGYAMQKIDTQFALESLEVYQKIADDMNAGKI
- the hypB gene encoding hydrogenase nickel incorporation protein HypB, which translates into the protein MCKDCGCSMGNHAHVHTHADGTTHSHPHTHDGHTDHAHDAHEHNHDTHAHPVLNESKTIDVIEKILCENDKEAAHNRAHLDEKKILCVNLMSSPGAGKTTLLEATIKAGKFKIGVVEGDLETNQDADRIVKAGAKAHQISTGQTCHLDAFMVHEGLHHLPLNELDLVFIENVGNLVCPASYDVGSHFNAVLLSVPEGDDKVSKYPVMFRAADVLLITKASLAPHFDFNIERVKNDARKLNPKVDIFVIDSKTGEGIDKWISYLEFKKELR
- a CDS encoding GDYXXLXY domain-containing protein, whose amino-acid sequence is MKIKFLIVAVVFQILLIGIMLGYALMPLYFGQEVRVRVNLYDPRDLFRGNYVDLNYDFSNFHSRNFDENDKDDRYIDQYDERVRDGARVYAVLKPDVNGTYSFAKFSISKPDNGVFLAGRYDGYSLVKYGIEHFYMSPDSAASTEDEMREEDVDAYAVLMVMDNGKARLKDLIIQKNAQKNSKKLLGDENFDKLDEIRQKE
- a CDS encoding Na+/H+ antiporter NhaA is translated as MCFRNFRGFFIGEASSGIFLIVAALVAFIFENIFLSSFYNSFLQIDTRLNFGKSPIQKPLILLVNDSLMAVFFFLLGFRLKREIFKAKLRSLTQATLLKIFIIGSILASVFFYILNHNYIFC
- a CDS encoding DUF2157 domain-containing protein gives rise to the protein MNFLNRIFLAKELDRWQSDGIVDKETAIKIANLYDIDPDAHSDKISFVLKLVAYLFFALAFFTLVGANWEEIPRLGRLALVLFVLGLVNFGGIYYLAKGKENLSTAMFFLGNFCFGAAIALIAQIYNISDEPSGGILLWSIGAFAVSFASKKGVLVAQSLIFATVWFFMITYQGDFGFGFIIFIALGAYTLYKDDSKWLAFVLFIDIFIYIISFCGYISGLRAIFDYGFLFGLPMVAIVSLSYALLLISISPLLDKFRVGLGVFTKEFGKNFGVFVLLFCLFLFEERNLFEVGDEELWFVKSFFKSNFGFVFILFSVAYFVLFFKEKNKSGLLLGALLVSLPFVFSYGPGYANIFFSLANIITAAVLIKKGELKLGLCMIFLVAAVRYFQLIGDYIGATALFMVFAFIVLVVARKGRKK